From Pedobacter cryoconitis, one genomic window encodes:
- a CDS encoding GAF domain-containing protein: protein MQAITIDFNKYVCGDEVNGMKADIRLSLKPFINFLTEKIKVEKTAKINFYHYLLEQFSAFPELMDPIPAANVAKYNHLYELIYTALSPIINDEKEQLWALSKPVCPCFHYGTNAFYKVLLDDKKEGLNTDLALPSQQEMQKTMLTTLYNLVLQKFYNFSLGTDQHVIKSIVDHDTQLLKYYKLNIDTRFVEVSSIKPLPELTLQNVKEYMQDETNSLDTLMTLLPSEMFRVEGISIVSLVDITAEYALESIKNAIISHNQCQIGWSTASISTALKSLVGSDQISFGLLPYLKLNDKILPYFHEGFQSIIIQQAKLNGVSEEEYSKLVEDFVANPRRLIFPEINIEEYSTFPMLKLVADAGIKSYAIFPLYYNARLIGCLELYTKDSAAFNGNTLSRIESAFPLLAQLYQNIIVDFNNEITAIVTDKFTALQSSVGWRFNEVAYNYMQSGGWKKDLPIEPVYFKDVHPFYGAIDIRNSSIERNLMIRKDLFAHFEILETALGNLKTVIPEIVEDDFPRQQSSWDHKGFDEISDREIMKTDDYLQHQLPPYLNVLKEIYPEAKGIINEYFELTRQGGKIFENRDNYEQSMQAINQAVNKHLDQFNAELQQEHPCYFEKFRTDGVEFDIYLGHSIAPDREFSADLVADFRLRQLRAIAEITKLTHELKPALPIPLETTQLIFVYEKIIDISFRIDEQRFDVEGSYNIRYQMVKKRIDKAHVKESSERLTQPGKIAIVYFNGSEADEYMIYIHKLQQQGLLTDGVELLEVEELQGVEGLKALRVTVAV from the coding sequence ATGCAGGCAATAACTATTGACTTTAATAAGTACGTGTGCGGAGATGAAGTAAATGGGATGAAGGCAGATATCCGGCTTTCCTTAAAACCATTTATTAATTTCCTGACGGAAAAAATTAAGGTAGAAAAGACAGCCAAAATAAATTTCTATCATTATCTGCTGGAGCAGTTTTCTGCTTTTCCAGAATTGATGGACCCAATTCCTGCTGCCAATGTAGCTAAATACAATCACTTGTATGAACTGATTTATACTGCGTTATCACCTATTATTAATGACGAGAAAGAACAGCTTTGGGCTTTAAGTAAACCGGTTTGCCCTTGCTTTCATTACGGGACAAATGCTTTTTATAAAGTGCTGCTTGATGATAAAAAAGAAGGGCTGAATACAGATCTGGCCTTGCCTTCTCAACAGGAGATGCAAAAGACGATGCTGACCACGCTGTACAACCTGGTACTGCAAAAGTTTTACAACTTTAGTTTGGGAACAGATCAGCATGTGATTAAATCTATCGTTGACCATGACACGCAATTACTAAAATATTATAAATTAAATATAGATACCCGCTTTGTAGAAGTGAGCAGTATTAAGCCTTTACCGGAGTTGACGCTTCAAAATGTAAAGGAGTATATGCAGGATGAAACCAATAGCCTGGATACTCTGATGACGCTATTGCCTTCGGAAATGTTCCGCGTGGAAGGGATTTCTATTGTAAGCTTAGTAGATATTACCGCAGAATATGCTTTAGAATCTATTAAAAATGCTATTATATCACATAACCAATGTCAGATAGGATGGAGCACTGCTTCAATTTCAACGGCATTGAAGTCTTTAGTGGGCAGTGATCAGATTTCCTTCGGGTTATTGCCTTATTTGAAGTTGAATGATAAGATCTTACCTTATTTTCATGAGGGTTTTCAAAGTATAATTATTCAGCAGGCAAAACTCAATGGAGTCAGTGAAGAAGAGTATTCTAAACTTGTAGAAGACTTTGTAGCAAATCCCCGCAGACTGATCTTCCCTGAGATTAATATAGAAGAATACTCCACTTTTCCGATGCTGAAGCTGGTTGCGGATGCAGGAATTAAGTCTTATGCTATTTTTCCGTTGTATTATAATGCGCGGCTGATTGGCTGTCTGGAACTTTATACGAAAGACAGTGCTGCTTTTAATGGGAATACTTTATCCAGAATTGAAAGTGCATTTCCTTTGCTTGCACAGCTTTACCAGAATATTATTGTTGATTTTAACAATGAGATCACGGCTATTGTAACAGATAAATTTACAGCTCTGCAATCTTCTGTAGGATGGCGTTTCAACGAGGTTGCTTACAATTATATGCAATCTGGCGGGTGGAAGAAAGACCTTCCTATTGAACCTGTTTATTTTAAAGATGTACATCCTTTTTATGGGGCAATTGATATCAGGAATTCAAGTATTGAACGGAACCTGATGATCCGTAAAGACTTGTTTGCACATTTTGAGATCCTGGAAACGGCGTTGGGAAATCTGAAAACTGTTATTCCTGAAATTGTAGAAGATGATTTTCCAAGACAGCAATCTTCCTGGGATCATAAGGGTTTCGATGAGATCTCTGATCGGGAAATTATGAAAACTGATGATTATTTGCAACACCAGCTTCCTCCGTATTTGAATGTGCTTAAAGAAATCTATCCTGAAGCTAAAGGCATCATTAATGAATATTTTGAACTGACCCGCCAGGGAGGAAAGATCTTTGAAAACAGGGATAATTATGAGCAGAGTATGCAGGCGATTAACCAGGCAGTTAATAAACACCTGGATCAGTTCAATGCGGAATTGCAACAGGAACATCCTTGTTATTTTGAGAAATTCAGGACGGATGGGGTTGAGTTTGATATTTACCTTGGGCATTCGATTGCGCCTGACAGGGAATTCAGTGCTGATCTGGTTGCCGATTTCCGTTTGAGACAATTGAGAGCTATTGCGGAGATTACTAAACTCACGCATGAGCTGAAGCCGGCCTTGCCAATTCCTTTGGAAACGACACAGCTGATCTTTGTTTATGAGAAGATTATTGACATTAGTTTCCGTATTGATGAACAAAGATTTGATGTGGAGGGAAGTTACAATATCCGGTACCAGATGGTGAAAAAAAGGATTGATAAAGCACATGTCAAAGAAAGCTCAGAGCGTTTGACGCAGCCGGGTAAAATTGCAATTGTCTATTTTAATGGGTCAGAGGCGGATGAATATATGATTTATATCCATAAATTACAGCAGCAGGGCTTATTGACCGATGGGGTGGAGTTGCTGGAAGTCGAAGAATTACAAGGTGTGGAAGGACTTAAAGCATTGCGCGTAACAGTCGCCGTTTAA
- a CDS encoding Pycsar system effector family protein — translation MNYLDILDQVRAHVSNLFHINKDERLTYHNLLHTEQVVKAVVKIANHYQLSDHDFFVVNVAAWFHDIGYLTNCERHEERGAALAKEFLESKGAEPELTGLVTNCILATKMPQRPVGLLEEIVCDADLFHLGSEDFKERNKLIRKEAIAFVGRDIDKEEWRSKTIVLFEMHHYHTDYCRDLLSAKKELNLKELKEKVFKDKHGKAKEEALHDSPPVISEKHTEVVVEKKNKDKKQKSDRPDKGIETMFRISSGNHQRLSDMADNKAHIMISTNSIILSVTLSVLLRKLEDNPHLIIPTLILLIICVVTMVFSILATRPTVPPGTFSQQDIDEKKVNLLFFGNFYRMALPDYVNGMQKMMEDRDFLYGSLIRDLYSQGVVLGRKYRLLRIAYNVFMFGIIASVLAFVIASAIVAL, via the coding sequence ATGAATTACCTGGATATACTAGATCAGGTCAGAGCGCATGTCTCAAACTTGTTTCACATTAATAAAGACGAGAGATTAACTTACCACAACTTGTTGCATACCGAGCAGGTTGTTAAAGCTGTAGTTAAAATAGCCAATCATTATCAATTGTCGGATCATGACTTTTTTGTAGTCAATGTAGCTGCATGGTTTCATGATATTGGTTACCTGACCAATTGTGAAAGGCATGAAGAGCGCGGGGCGGCACTGGCTAAGGAATTTCTGGAATCAAAGGGGGCTGAGCCGGAATTAACAGGTTTAGTGACCAATTGTATCCTGGCTACAAAAATGCCGCAGCGTCCGGTTGGGTTGTTAGAAGAGATTGTGTGTGATGCCGATCTTTTTCATTTAGGCAGTGAAGATTTTAAGGAAAGGAATAAACTGATCCGTAAAGAAGCAATTGCTTTTGTGGGAAGAGATATTGATAAAGAGGAGTGGCGTTCAAAAACCATTGTTCTTTTCGAAATGCACCATTACCATACCGATTACTGCCGGGATTTACTGTCAGCAAAAAAGGAATTAAACCTGAAAGAATTGAAAGAAAAAGTGTTTAAAGATAAACATGGGAAAGCAAAGGAGGAGGCTCTTCATGATTCGCCCCCGGTTATCTCAGAAAAACATACCGAAGTAGTCGTGGAGAAAAAAAATAAAGATAAAAAGCAGAAAAGTGACCGTCCTGATAAGGGAATAGAAACTATGTTCCGGATCTCTTCTGGTAATCATCAGCGGTTAAGTGATATGGCGGATAATAAAGCGCATATCATGATTTCTACCAATTCTATCATTCTGTCAGTTACTTTAAGTGTGCTGCTGCGTAAACTGGAAGATAATCCTCATTTGATTATTCCAACCTTGATATTGTTGATTATTTGTGTGGTGACCATGGTATTCTCTATCCTGGCGACCAGGCCTACTGTACCTCCGGGAACTTTTAGCCAGCAGGATATTGATGAAAAAAAGGTGAACTTATTGTTTTTTGGTAATTTTTACCGGATGGCGCTGCCTGATTATGTGAACGGAATGCAGAAAATGATGGAAGACAGAGATTTTCTTTATGGCAGCCTGATCCGTGATTTATATTCTCAGGGTGTGGTTTTAGGCCGTAAATACCGGTTGCTGAGAATTGCCTATAATGTGTTTATGTTCGGTATTATTGCTTCAGTTCTTGCCTTTGTGATTGCCAGTGCAATAGTCGCTTTATAA
- a CDS encoding TetR/AcrR family transcriptional regulator gives MDKDEIVISEILIAAKSLFGKSGLKKTTIEDISAAAGKGKSTLYYYFPGKNEIFAAVVKDEMKTVIRNLRETVNRVLSAEDKLKAFLNFQSTAILEFRSLYKVIFVDMIESRRMLLPLRLKYEQMQLGMISEIILGGTQSGEFRDLSAESIHKMSFVLIVAFRGLHFPLSINPSEIQSHEYFNELVDMLIEGIGN, from the coding sequence ATGGATAAAGATGAAATCGTAATTAGTGAGATCTTAATTGCCGCCAAATCTTTGTTTGGGAAGTCCGGATTAAAAAAGACCACTATAGAAGATATCTCTGCGGCAGCCGGAAAAGGGAAAAGTACCCTTTATTATTATTTCCCCGGTAAAAACGAAATCTTCGCTGCCGTTGTTAAAGATGAAATGAAAACAGTAATCAGGAATTTGCGCGAAACGGTAAACAGGGTACTTTCTGCGGAAGATAAACTAAAAGCTTTTCTGAATTTTCAAAGTACGGCTATTCTGGAATTCCGCAGTCTTTATAAAGTGATTTTTGTGGATATGATTGAATCCAGAAGGATGTTGCTGCCGCTTCGGTTAAAATATGAGCAGATGCAGCTGGGGATGATCAGTGAAATTATTTTGGGTGGCACACAAAGTGGTGAGTTCAGAGATCTTTCTGCTGAAAGTATCCATAAGATGTCCTTTGTACTGATCGTTGCTTTCAGAGGCCTGCACTTTCCACTTTCGATTAATCCTTCAGAAATACAATCCCACGAATATTTTAATGAGCTGGTAGATATGCTCATTGAAGGTATTGGGAATTAA
- a CDS encoding BamA/TamA family outer membrane protein has product MIIISRKNKINLTVSLTTLFFSFPLLTNAQLQRTKDSITVAIAPEYDAVSKTHRFFLGENYRKQWATPVKMRIVDLQKEHGGMKFLQMGGGMQTRSMRLEDASGREWVLRTVQKYSERGLPENLRATIAKDIVQDQISTSHPYSALIVPPLAEVLDLPHADPEIVYVGDDPALGQYRKDFANAVYLLEERMPAGYEKSDNTIKAQRKVEEDNDTYFNQKLVLRARLLDFIVGDWDRHEDNWRWLKLEDDKGDKEYVPVPRDRDKVFFKSSGVFPWILSHQWLNAKHQPYEPNIRAVDQWNFYQRYFDRYFLSGLSEKDWQEEIKYVQEKLTPAILRKSMLLMPANIFAQGGEQTLQIMIARKDNLEKNAMTYYRFLAATVEIPASDKREYFEVKHKKNGNIELTVRNIKKSGETGRKLYHRTFDPKLTHEIRLYGMGGDDIFEVTGETKSPIKVRMIGGDGNDKFEIAKELSHKSNTYIYDRSDEENEIPSASVAKLRLSTDTSVNQYNKRSFVFDQFGPLFHVNYNIDQGIQAGAGLILEKQGFRKTPYASHQEFWVDYSTGRKSFILSYAGDFKKAIGNTNLKVNANLLGPNNLSNFFGLGNETAFIKDDPKGMSYYRNRYDYLTADFQAYKKVDKWTIGGGLATEYYTSSRSGNENRFLNDFNQSNPEESVFSDRIYAGLITEIKYDSRDNISIPKKGMYWNTRITANQQLNGDHERYGKIQSEFRYYLNPGQSGFVIANRLGGGTTVGDPEFFQQMQLGGVHNLRGFHTNRFTGKSMLYYNLDLRLKLFDFTSYIVPGSLGLLGFNDVGRVWVPGQTSNQWHHGYGGGIYIVPADLILIQAAVGFSKESTMPYISVGFNF; this is encoded by the coding sequence ATGATCATAATTTCCAGAAAAAATAAAATAAACCTGACAGTATCATTAACTACTCTGTTTTTTAGTTTCCCATTATTGACAAATGCACAGTTGCAGCGTACAAAGGATTCTATTACCGTAGCGATTGCTCCTGAATATGATGCCGTATCTAAAACACACCGTTTCTTTTTAGGTGAAAATTACCGTAAACAATGGGCCACACCTGTAAAGATGCGGATTGTTGATTTGCAGAAAGAACATGGAGGGATGAAGTTCCTGCAAATGGGCGGTGGAATGCAGACCCGTTCTATGCGTTTAGAGGATGCTTCGGGCAGAGAATGGGTATTAAGAACGGTACAAAAGTATTCTGAAAGAGGTTTGCCTGAAAACTTAAGGGCAACGATTGCAAAAGATATTGTACAGGATCAGATTTCTACGAGTCACCCTTATTCTGCGTTAATCGTTCCTCCATTGGCGGAGGTGCTTGATCTTCCGCATGCTGATCCCGAAATTGTATATGTTGGAGATGATCCGGCGTTGGGGCAGTACAGAAAGGATTTTGCCAATGCGGTTTATCTATTGGAAGAGCGCATGCCTGCTGGTTATGAGAAAAGTGATAATACGATAAAGGCACAGCGCAAAGTGGAAGAGGATAATGATACCTATTTCAACCAAAAGCTTGTATTAAGAGCAAGGTTGCTTGATTTTATTGTAGGAGATTGGGACAGACATGAGGATAACTGGAGATGGCTGAAACTGGAAGATGACAAGGGAGATAAAGAGTATGTTCCGGTTCCGCGTGACCGGGATAAAGTGTTTTTTAAGTCTTCTGGTGTATTTCCATGGATACTTTCTCATCAATGGCTGAATGCCAAACATCAGCCTTATGAACCAAATATCAGGGCGGTTGACCAATGGAACTTTTATCAGCGTTATTTTGACAGGTATTTCCTGAGCGGATTAAGTGAAAAGGACTGGCAGGAAGAAATTAAATATGTGCAGGAAAAGCTGACGCCTGCCATCTTACGGAAATCAATGCTATTGATGCCGGCCAATATCTTTGCACAAGGCGGAGAACAGACCTTGCAGATCATGATTGCCAGGAAAGATAACCTGGAGAAAAATGCAATGACTTATTATCGTTTCCTTGCGGCTACAGTGGAAATTCCTGCTTCTGATAAAAGAGAGTACTTTGAGGTGAAGCATAAAAAAAATGGGAACATAGAACTGACGGTCAGAAATATTAAAAAGAGTGGTGAAACAGGCAGAAAGTTATATCATCGCACTTTTGATCCAAAGCTAACCCACGAAATCAGGTTATATGGAATGGGAGGGGACGATATTTTTGAAGTTACCGGAGAAACGAAATCACCGATCAAAGTCCGGATGATTGGTGGAGATGGTAATGATAAGTTTGAAATTGCAAAGGAGCTGAGCCATAAATCGAATACGTATATCTATGACCGTTCGGATGAAGAGAATGAAATTCCATCTGCTAGTGTTGCCAAACTTCGCTTATCAACAGATACGAGTGTAAATCAATACAATAAAAGAAGTTTTGTATTTGATCAGTTTGGGCCGCTGTTTCATGTCAATTATAATATTGACCAGGGAATACAGGCTGGTGCAGGACTGATTTTAGAGAAACAGGGTTTCAGAAAAACTCCTTATGCTTCTCATCAGGAGTTTTGGGTGGATTATTCAACGGGCCGGAAATCTTTTATCTTAAGTTATGCCGGAGACTTTAAAAAAGCTATTGGAAATACTAATTTAAAGGTCAATGCGAACCTGCTGGGACCGAATAACCTGAGTAACTTTTTTGGCCTGGGTAATGAAACTGCTTTTATCAAAGATGATCCTAAAGGGATGTCTTATTACAGAAACCGGTATGATTACCTGACGGCAGATTTTCAGGCTTATAAAAAAGTGGATAAATGGACAATTGGCGGAGGACTGGCTACAGAATACTATACCAGCAGCCGTTCTGGAAATGAAAACCGGTTCCTGAATGACTTCAACCAGAGTAACCCGGAAGAATCAGTTTTCTCAGACCGTATTTATGCAGGCCTGATTACTGAAATCAAATATGATTCCAGAGATAATATTTCGATCCCTAAAAAGGGAATGTACTGGAATACCAGGATTACGGCTAACCAGCAGCTTAATGGGGATCATGAACGTTATGGGAAAATACAATCAGAGTTCCGCTATTACCTGAACCCCGGACAATCTGGTTTTGTGATTGCGAACCGTCTTGGTGGAGGGACAACGGTTGGAGATCCGGAATTTTTCCAGCAAATGCAGTTGGGTGGGGTACATAATCTTCGTGGTTTCCATACCAATCGCTTTACGGGGAAATCTATGTTGTATTACAACCTCGATCTGCGTTTGAAGTTGTTTGATTTTACCTCTTATATCGTACCGGGTTCATTAGGGCTTTTAGGTTTTAATGATGTGGGCCGTGTATGGGTACCGGGACAGACTTCCAATCAGTGGCACCACGGTTATGGTGGTGGAATCTACATTGTTCCGGCAGATTTAATCCTGATCCAGGCAGCGGTAGGTTTTTCAAAAGAAAGCACAATGCCGTATATCTCTGTAGGATTTAATTTCTAA
- a CDS encoding FkbM family methyltransferase, with the protein MATQFIKRMLGIHHQSNVQPLKNLSYFGSARHGYMVPDNFLGSHSICYCVGAGEDISFDTELKITFDAKVYIFDPSPYGINHFNQVKDYVNHGIPLTLDKTLAPYVYNISSKQFAEIRFVPVGLWDEKKILKFYDPQRENYSSHSAILFTGSKSFIEAPVDRLGNLMKELDHQHIDLLKIEIEGAEYKVIDTIIEDKLNVKAILVEFDEIYNTKDKSFHFRIKRSCDKLRKAGYVLAHSTVAMKRLFIRKDIYDQLKKLEINA; encoded by the coding sequence ATGGCAACTCAATTTATCAAAAGAATGCTCGGCATTCATCATCAATCCAACGTACAACCATTGAAGAATCTAAGCTATTTCGGCTCCGCAAGACATGGATATATGGTTCCTGACAATTTTTTAGGATCACATTCCATCTGTTACTGCGTAGGCGCCGGCGAAGATATTTCTTTTGACACAGAGCTTAAAATAACTTTTGACGCCAAAGTTTACATTTTTGACCCTTCACCTTATGGGATTAACCACTTCAACCAGGTTAAAGATTATGTCAATCATGGAATTCCGCTGACACTGGACAAAACCCTTGCGCCTTATGTTTACAATATCAGCAGTAAACAATTTGCTGAAATCAGGTTTGTTCCGGTTGGTCTTTGGGACGAGAAGAAAATATTAAAGTTCTATGATCCGCAAAGAGAGAACTATTCCTCTCATTCTGCCATTTTATTTACCGGATCAAAAAGCTTTATCGAAGCGCCCGTCGATCGTTTGGGCAATCTGATGAAAGAGCTGGATCACCAGCATATAGACCTGCTCAAAATAGAAATAGAAGGTGCTGAATATAAGGTAATAGATACAATCATTGAAGATAAGCTAAATGTTAAAGCTATCTTGGTGGAATTTGACGAAATTTATAACACAAAAGATAAATCATTCCACTTCAGAATAAAAAGAAGCTGTGATAAATTAAGGAAAGCCGGTTATGTGCTGGCACATTCTACGGTTGCGATGAAACGCCTGTTTATCAGGAAAGACATTTATGATCAGTTAAAAAAATTAGAAATTAATGCATAA
- a CDS encoding SdiA-regulated domain-containing protein, whose translation MKAFLKKLSYLLPLLILIGFYACKPAKQSYSSPKGYDFNHPEKFIMPESLHEISGIAFYKGKSDTVYSIQDEEGRLYRQAWGNKKQQHAVFGKKGDYEDLAILNETVIILRSDGTLFTFPFTEAIQPKVRKVKEWNDILPDGEYESIYADQQTNQVYLLCKNCKGDKKSQTMSGSIFTYNPAKKELIASGNFSMDLSELVTSGQILKTGLKASALTKDPHSGDWYILSSVNKLLVVASPDWKVKSVHRLNSAIFAQPEGIAFDNQMNLYISNEGDELSSGNILKFKRKP comes from the coding sequence ATGAAAGCATTTCTTAAAAAGCTGAGTTACCTTTTGCCACTACTGATTCTGATCGGTTTTTATGCCTGTAAGCCTGCAAAACAATCTTATTCAAGCCCTAAAGGATATGATTTCAATCATCCTGAGAAATTCATCATGCCTGAAAGTTTGCACGAGATCTCTGGAATTGCATTTTATAAAGGTAAAAGTGATACCGTCTATTCTATACAGGATGAGGAAGGCCGTCTTTACAGACAAGCCTGGGGAAATAAAAAACAGCAGCATGCGGTTTTTGGTAAAAAGGGAGATTATGAAGATCTGGCAATTTTAAATGAGACCGTCATTATTCTGAGAAGTGATGGTACACTTTTTACTTTCCCTTTTACAGAGGCTATTCAGCCGAAAGTACGGAAGGTCAAAGAATGGAACGATATCCTTCCGGATGGTGAATACGAGAGTATTTATGCCGATCAGCAAACCAACCAGGTTTATCTGCTGTGTAAAAACTGTAAAGGAGATAAAAAAAGCCAGACGATGTCTGGTTCTATTTTTACTTATAACCCGGCGAAAAAGGAATTGATTGCTTCAGGGAATTTCTCTATGGATCTGAGCGAACTGGTAACTTCAGGACAGATCCTGAAAACCGGATTAAAAGCTTCCGCATTAACCAAAGATCCGCATTCAGGAGATTGGTATATTCTTTCTTCGGTGAATAAGCTTTTGGTTGTGGCCAGTCCGGACTGGAAGGTTAAAAGCGTACACCGGTTAAATTCTGCTATTTTTGCCCAGCCAGAAGGAATAGCTTTTGATAACCAGATGAACCTGTATATTTCTAATGAAGGTGATGAACTGAGTTCTGGAAATATTTTAAAGTTTAAGCGTAAACCCTGA
- the ppk1 gene encoding polyphosphate kinase 1: protein MTEYTFFNRDLSWLSFNERVLMEAENEQVPLLERIRFLSIYSSNLDEFYRVRMPVLMAIDNFDESTGLNNNYYKAQFLINQQQQRFGHLLANHLLPALKAKDIHWLYNEAIPESITDELSRIFFNEVLAYIRLFSVAKDEDGFFAENNRLYQAVILSDAAGIERLELITIPSDALPRLYAVNKEDQKYVVFLDDIIRNNLSYLFPAEEIKGVFNIKITRNAEMNIKEETEDLDEDITVALEKELKKRDLGTATRFLCQPGIPLRHLYKIIYALNLANSSVVEGGYYHNMKDLSDFPLHEAELNYPKWPALPNLLLKKEETLFEQIFKRDLMVHVPYQNYDPILRFFNEAANDSFTEEIYVTLYRVADNSRIVNALMTAAKNGKKVSVMVELKARFDEANNIKWASWMKAAGVKIIYSNKELKVHAKVALIKRTVRDQSHYLGLLATGNLNESTARFYTDHILLTANQAMLGELKLLFGFLSKKKKKPQLEDAINFEHLLVAQFNLQQKFIALIDREISNAKKGLPSGIVIKMNNLEERILISRLYEASAAGVKIQLIVRSVCCLIPGIEGQSENITVKRIVDRYLEHGRIFLFHNNGAEEVYMGSADWMNRNIYGRIEVCFPIYDQELKIRLIEILNLQLNDTVQAVELNEELQNNYCAGEVKIRSQQAIYSFLKETTAHTIELNAS from the coding sequence ATGACAGAATATACCTTTTTTAACCGTGATCTGAGCTGGTTAAGTTTTAATGAGCGCGTGCTGATGGAAGCCGAAAATGAGCAGGTCCCTTTATTGGAGCGCATCAGGTTTCTGTCTATTTATTCTTCCAATCTGGATGAATTTTACCGGGTGAGGATGCCGGTTTTGATGGCTATTGATAATTTTGACGAGAGTACCGGATTAAATAATAACTATTATAAAGCTCAGTTTTTAATCAATCAGCAGCAGCAAAGATTCGGGCATTTACTGGCAAACCATCTTTTACCTGCTTTAAAAGCAAAAGATATACATTGGTTATACAATGAGGCTATCCCTGAATCCATAACAGATGAATTATCCCGGATCTTTTTTAATGAGGTACTGGCTTATATCAGGTTGTTCTCAGTAGCGAAGGATGAAGATGGTTTCTTTGCTGAGAATAACAGGTTATACCAGGCTGTAATCTTGTCGGATGCAGCGGGTATTGAACGTCTGGAATTGATCACTATTCCTTCTGATGCGTTACCGAGATTGTATGCAGTGAATAAAGAGGATCAGAAGTATGTTGTTTTTCTGGATGATATTATCAGAAATAACCTGAGCTATCTTTTTCCTGCCGAAGAGATCAAAGGGGTTTTTAATATTAAAATCACCAGGAATGCGGAGATGAATATTAAAGAGGAGACCGAAGATCTGGATGAAGATATTACGGTTGCGCTGGAAAAGGAGTTAAAGAAAAGAGATCTGGGTACAGCTACGCGGTTTTTATGTCAGCCTGGGATACCACTGAGACATCTTTACAAGATTATCTACGCACTTAACTTAGCCAATTCTTCGGTTGTAGAGGGTGGGTATTACCACAATATGAAGGATCTGAGTGATTTCCCGTTGCATGAAGCGGAATTAAACTATCCGAAGTGGCCGGCATTGCCAAACCTGCTGCTGAAAAAGGAAGAAACGCTCTTTGAACAAATCTTTAAAAGGGATTTAATGGTTCATGTGCCTTATCAGAACTATGATCCGATATTAAGATTCTTCAATGAAGCTGCAAATGATAGTTTCACGGAAGAAATTTATGTGACGCTTTACCGGGTCGCTGATAATTCCAGAATTGTCAATGCGCTGATGACTGCGGCAAAAAACGGAAAAAAGGTTTCTGTAATGGTAGAGCTGAAAGCCAGATTTGATGAAGCTAATAATATCAAATGGGCTTCCTGGATGAAAGCTGCGGGCGTAAAAATTATCTATAGCAACAAAGAACTGAAGGTACATGCAAAGGTAGCGCTGATTAAAAGAACAGTCAGGGATCAAAGCCATTATCTGGGGCTGCTGGCCACAGGAAATCTGAATGAGTCAACGGCACGTTTTTATACGGATCATATTTTATTGACGGCTAACCAGGCTATGCTCGGAGAGTTGAAACTGTTATTCGGTTTCCTGAGCAAGAAAAAGAAAAAACCGCAGCTTGAAGACGCGATTAACTTTGAACATTTATTGGTTGCGCAGTTTAATTTACAGCAGAAATTTATAGCACTGATAGACCGTGAAATCAGCAATGCCAAAAAAGGATTGCCATCAGGGATCGTGATAAAAATGAATAACCTCGAGGAGCGGATATTAATTTCCAGGCTTTATGAAGCTTCGGCTGCCGGGGTAAAAATACAATTGATTGTACGCAGTGTCTGTTGTCTGATCCCGGGAATTGAAGGGCAAAGCGAAAATATTACGGTGAAACGTATTGTAGACAGATACCTGGAGCATGGCCGGATTTTCCTTTTCCATAACAACGGGGCGGAAGAGGTTTATATGGGATCGGCCGACTGGATGAACAGAAATATTTATGGAAGAATAGAGGTCTGTTTTCCAATCTACGACCAGGAATTAAAAATAAGACTGATAGAAATCTTAAATTTACAATTAAACGATACTGTTCAGGCGGTTGAACTTAACGAAGAGTTGCAAAATAACTATTGTGCTGGTGAGGTTAAGATCCGCTCTCAGCAGGCTATTTATAGTTTTCTGAAAGAGACTACTGCACATACCATTGAACTTAACGCATCATGA